A region from the Vicinamibacterales bacterium genome encodes:
- a CDS encoding biotin carboxylase N-terminal domain-containing protein produces MTRAGGGIRRLLIANRGEIAVRIIRACRELGIETVAVYSDADAEAVHVRAADRAVRLGPAPARDSYLDATKVIAAALAAGADAVHPGYGFLSERAHFARACEEAGLIFVGPPAVAIERMGSKVGARRLMVEAGVPVVPGEAPADQSDASLVAAIARVGFPALIKPSAGGGGIGMKVVRAAAAAPDALAAARREATASFGDGTLYVERLIERPRHVEIQVFADAHGHVVHLFERECSAQRRHQKMVEESTCPALGPSVREAMGQAAVAAARAAGYRNAGTCEFLLEGDGDTARFYFLEMNTRLQVEHPVTECVVGVDLVRAQLLVAAGEPLPFTQASLSQRGHAIECRIYAEDPAQGFIPQAGPILLYREPQGPGIRVDSGVTRGSTVSVHYDPMLAKLIVWGETRESARRRAIGALKDFAVLGVRTNIPFMLQLLEHPQFIAAAIDTGFLDREGAALAAASASELPPAALAALAEHLRIPPKRPSAAKADTDPFVSLKDWRG; encoded by the coding sequence CCCGCGCCGGCGGCGGCATTCGCCGGCTCCTCATCGCCAACCGCGGTGAGATCGCCGTCCGCATCATTCGCGCCTGCCGCGAGCTCGGGATCGAGACCGTGGCGGTGTATTCGGACGCGGATGCAGAGGCCGTGCACGTGCGGGCGGCCGACCGGGCGGTGCGCCTGGGCCCGGCGCCGGCCCGTGACAGCTACCTCGACGCCACGAAGGTGATCGCGGCGGCCCTGGCTGCCGGCGCCGACGCCGTGCATCCCGGCTACGGCTTTCTCTCGGAGCGCGCGCACTTCGCGCGGGCGTGCGAAGAGGCCGGCCTCATCTTCGTGGGTCCGCCCGCTGTCGCGATCGAGCGCATGGGCTCCAAGGTCGGCGCCCGACGCCTGATGGTCGAAGCGGGCGTGCCGGTCGTTCCCGGCGAGGCGCCCGCGGACCAGTCCGACGCGTCGCTCGTGGCCGCCATCGCGCGGGTCGGCTTCCCGGCATTGATCAAGCCGTCGGCGGGTGGCGGCGGCATCGGCATGAAGGTCGTGCGAGCGGCCGCGGCGGCGCCCGACGCCCTCGCCGCGGCCAGGCGCGAGGCCACGGCGTCGTTCGGCGACGGCACGTTGTACGTGGAGCGGCTGATCGAACGCCCGCGCCACGTCGAGATCCAGGTCTTCGCCGACGCGCACGGCCACGTCGTGCACCTGTTCGAGCGGGAGTGTTCCGCCCAACGCCGCCACCAGAAGATGGTTGAAGAGAGCACCTGCCCCGCCCTCGGGCCGTCGGTTCGCGAGGCGATGGGCCAGGCGGCGGTGGCCGCCGCGCGGGCCGCCGGCTACCGCAATGCCGGCACCTGCGAGTTCCTGCTCGAGGGCGATGGCGACACGGCGCGGTTCTATTTTCTTGAGATGAACACGCGGCTGCAGGTCGAGCATCCGGTCACCGAGTGCGTGGTGGGCGTGGACCTGGTTCGCGCGCAACTGCTGGTCGCGGCGGGCGAGCCGCTCCCGTTCACGCAGGCCTCGCTATCGCAGCGCGGGCACGCCATCGAATGCCGCATCTACGCCGAAGACCCGGCGCAAGGCTTCATCCCGCAGGCCGGACCGATCCTGCTGTACCGGGAACCGCAGGGCCCCGGCATCCGCGTGGATAGCGGCGTGACCCGCGGCTCGACGGTATCGGTGCACTACGATCCGATGCTGGCCAAGCTGATCGTGTGGGGCGAGACGCGCGAGTCGGCCCGCCGCCGGGCGATCGGCGCGCTGAAGGACTTCGCCGTGCTCGGCGTCCGCACGAACATCCCGTTCATGCTGCAACTGCTCGAGCACCCGCAGTTCATCGCCGCGGCAATCGACACGGGCTTTCTGGATCGGGAAGGGGCAGCGTTGGCTGCCGCTTCGGCCTCAGAACTCCCCCCAGCGGCGTTGGCCGCATTGGCCGAGCACCTCCGCATCCCGCCGAAGCGGCCTTCGGCCGCGAAGGCGGACACCGACCCCTTTGTGTCCCTGAAAGATTGGCGTGGATAA
- a CDS encoding biotin/lipoyl-containing protein has translation MDNFTITPLGDSWYLVDDGTERWRVAVAVNRDAQWVFVNGQVAIVDTPKPGRRRAASRDAGVMSPMPATVVAVHATPGQQVSEGDTLLVLEAMKMEMPIRAPRGGVIKTVSCAKGDLVQPGVNLLEFE, from the coding sequence GTGGATAACTTCACGATCACTCCCCTCGGCGACAGCTGGTACCTGGTCGATGACGGCACTGAGCGATGGCGGGTGGCCGTGGCCGTCAATCGCGACGCCCAGTGGGTGTTCGTCAACGGCCAGGTGGCCATCGTTGACACCCCAAAGCCGGGACGCAGGCGCGCCGCCAGTCGTGATGCCGGAGTGATGTCGCCCATGCCGGCCACCGTGGTGGCGGTGCACGCCACACCGGGCCAGCAGGTGTCGGAGGGCGACACGCTGCTCGTGCTCGAAGCCATGAAGATGGAGATGCCCATTCGCGCGCCGCGCGGTGGCGTCATCAAGACCGTGTCGTGCGCCAAGGGGGACCTGGTGCAGCCGGGCGTCAACCTGCTGGAGTTCGAATAG
- a CDS encoding hydroxymethylglutaryl-CoA lyase codes for MRTPGRVSIVEVGPRDGLQNEKAVITTADKIAFVDQLTAAGHRTIEVSAFVSPKWVPQMADAAEVFAGITRRPGVRYTALVPNSAGLARALAAGVTEIAIFAAASETFSQRNINQSIDASLAAYTAVCRDALAAGVEVRGYLSTCFGCPYEGAVPPARVTHVAERLLEMGVFEVAISDTIGVAHPGQVRVVLDAVTAKLPITQVALHFHDTRGTALANVLAGLDYGVTTFDSSAGGLGGCPFAPGAAGNLATEDLLYMLDGLGVETGVAIDEVATASRAIEARLDHRLPSRYLQSVR; via the coding sequence GTGCGCACGCCCGGCCGCGTCTCCATCGTCGAGGTCGGTCCGCGCGACGGGCTGCAGAATGAGAAGGCGGTGATCACGACCGCCGACAAAATCGCGTTTGTTGATCAACTGACCGCGGCCGGCCACCGCACCATCGAGGTGTCGGCGTTCGTATCGCCGAAGTGGGTGCCGCAGATGGCTGACGCCGCCGAGGTCTTTGCCGGCATCACCAGGAGGCCAGGTGTGCGCTACACCGCCCTGGTCCCCAACAGCGCCGGGCTCGCACGCGCCCTGGCGGCCGGCGTCACCGAGATTGCGATCTTCGCCGCGGCTTCCGAGACCTTCTCCCAGCGCAACATCAACCAGTCCATCGACGCGTCGCTGGCCGCCTACACGGCCGTGTGCCGGGACGCCCTGGCCGCCGGCGTCGAAGTGCGCGGCTACCTGTCCACCTGCTTCGGCTGCCCGTACGAAGGCGCCGTGCCTCCTGCCCGGGTTACGCACGTCGCCGAGCGCCTGCTGGAGATGGGGGTGTTCGAAGTGGCGATCAGCGACACCATCGGCGTGGCGCACCCGGGGCAGGTTCGCGTGGTGCTCGACGCGGTGACGGCCAAACTCCCCATCACGCAGGTCGCGCTCCACTTCCACGACACGCGCGGCACGGCGCTCGCGAACGTCCTCGCCGGACTCGACTACGGCGTCACCACGTTCGACAGCTCGGCCGGCGGCCTCGGCGGCTGCCCGTTCGCGCCGGGAGCGGCCGGCAACCTCGCCACCGAAGACCTCCTCTATATGCTGGATGGCCTGGGCGTCGAGACCGGTGTGGCGATCGACGAGGTCGCCACCGCGTCGCGGGCCATCGAGGCCAGGCTCGACCACCGCTTGCCGTCACGCTACCTGCAATCTGTCCGGTGA
- a CDS encoding ATP-binding protein, with amino-acid sequence MRHQAAVAAKRSTIWEDIGIGVAAFGLCLAIVVGLGMWTHYVAGSVFILGVAILAWHNGFGPALVASILSGAVTGPLVVALDARADTINLPVRVLTITVVSLVVAWLCGNLYRSRERLMVEQLRLRESEGFHRLIGELASDFAFHARIDHGGHIVIDSATSGLTVLLGYTLDELQLRPGLALIHPEDRGALQAALSRAGAGEDVHGESRVIAKDGHLVHVEYSAHPERAEDGTLTGVLGAFRDVSVQRAQQVTLTEERQRLLVDIAKRREVEGQLRQAKDEAEHRANEAEEARAALKDREHRLQYEAQLKDEFLATLAHELRNPLAPLRNVVEILRLETLPETARQATGIMERQITQLVRLIDDLMDVSRITRGHLTLRREPVDLRAIIESAVETAQPQLTAAGVSLTTEIPPQPCILDADATRISQIFLNLLTNAAKFTPAGGRIWLTVQPHADRVVVVVRDSGIGIPLEDQDRVFGMFVQLNRDMRRSQTGLGIGLTLVKQMAEMHGGSVSMWSEGVGHGCEFTVTLPLAPVDTDANAVATAPPAKRPSWRILLADDSQDGADSLAFLLRAAGHEVHTVYDGRTAIRLAEELRPDVLLLDIGMPEVSGYDVARAVRREHWGRGIRLIALTGWGQAEHRRRSLEVGFDDHLVKPVELDVLEDVLQMGTPAPNPGNSQPIG; translated from the coding sequence ATGCGGCATCAGGCTGCGGTAGCAGCGAAGCGCTCCACGATCTGGGAAGACATCGGCATTGGCGTCGCGGCCTTCGGGCTGTGCCTGGCGATCGTTGTGGGTCTGGGGATGTGGACCCATTACGTCGCGGGGTCCGTCTTCATCCTGGGCGTTGCCATCCTGGCCTGGCACAACGGGTTTGGGCCGGCCCTGGTCGCGTCGATCCTGAGCGGCGCGGTCACGGGTCCGCTCGTCGTGGCTCTCGACGCCCGGGCCGACACCATCAACCTGCCCGTCCGCGTCCTCACCATCACCGTCGTGTCGCTCGTGGTGGCCTGGCTGTGCGGCAACCTCTATCGATCGCGCGAGCGGCTCATGGTCGAGCAGTTGCGCCTGCGTGAAAGTGAGGGATTCCACCGCCTGATCGGCGAGCTGGCGTCGGACTTCGCCTTCCACGCCCGCATCGACCACGGCGGGCACATCGTCATCGATTCGGCGACCAGTGGCCTGACGGTGTTGCTCGGTTACACCCTCGACGAACTGCAACTGCGTCCGGGACTGGCGCTGATTCATCCTGAGGACCGTGGCGCCCTCCAGGCCGCGCTCAGCCGCGCCGGCGCCGGTGAGGATGTGCACGGCGAGTCACGGGTGATTGCCAAGGATGGCCACCTGGTGCACGTCGAGTACAGCGCCCACCCGGAACGAGCTGAGGACGGCACCTTGACCGGCGTGCTGGGCGCCTTCCGCGACGTGTCCGTCCAGCGCGCGCAACAGGTCACCCTGACCGAGGAGCGGCAGCGGTTGCTCGTCGACATCGCCAAACGGCGCGAGGTGGAAGGCCAGTTGCGCCAGGCCAAAGACGAGGCCGAGCACCGCGCCAACGAGGCGGAAGAAGCGCGAGCGGCCCTGAAGGATCGCGAGCACCGTCTGCAATACGAGGCACAGTTGAAGGACGAGTTCCTCGCCACGCTGGCCCACGAGCTCCGCAATCCTCTTGCGCCCCTCCGCAACGTCGTCGAAATCCTGCGACTTGAAACGCTGCCCGAAACGGCGCGACAGGCCACCGGCATCATGGAACGGCAGATCACGCAGCTCGTGCGCCTGATCGACGACCTGATGGACGTCAGCCGCATCACGCGCGGGCACCTCACGCTACGGCGCGAGCCCGTTGACCTGCGCGCGATCATCGAGAGCGCGGTTGAAACCGCGCAGCCGCAGCTCACGGCCGCCGGCGTCAGCCTGACCACCGAGATTCCCCCGCAACCGTGCATCCTCGACGCCGACGCCACGCGCATCTCCCAGATTTTCCTGAACCTGTTGACCAACGCGGCCAAGTTCACGCCGGCCGGCGGCCGCATCTGGCTGACGGTGCAGCCGCACGCCGACCGGGTCGTGGTGGTTGTGCGCGACAGCGGCATTGGCATTCCGCTCGAGGATCAGGATCGCGTGTTCGGCATGTTTGTCCAGCTCAACCGCGACATGCGCCGGTCGCAGACGGGCCTCGGCATCGGCTTGACGCTCGTCAAGCAGATGGCCGAAATGCACGGCGGCAGCGTGTCAATGTGGAGCGAGGGCGTCGGGCATGGCTGCGAGTTCACCGTGACCTTGCCGCTCGCGCCGGTGGACACCGACGCCAATGCCGTGGCGACCGCGCCGCCCGCGAAGCGCCCGTCGTGGCGGATCCTGCTCGCCGACGACAGTCAGGACGGCGCCGACAGCCTCGCCTTCCTCCTGCGCGCGGCCGGGCACGAGGTGCACACGGTCTACGACGGCCGCACGGCGATTCGCCTGGCCGAAGAGCTCCGGCCCGACGTCTTGCTGCTCGACATTGGCATGCCGGAGGTGTCGGGATACGACGTGGCCCGGGCGGTCCGCCGCGAGCACTGGGGACGCGGCATACGCCTGATCGCGCTCACTGGATGGGGTCAGGCCGAGCATCGGCGCCGATCGCTCGAGGTCGGTTTCGACGATCACCTCGTGAAGCCGGTTGAGCTGGACGTGCTCGAGGATGTGCTGCAGATGGGCACGCCGGCACCCAATCCCGGCAACAGCCAGCCCATCGGCTGA
- a CDS encoding OmpA family protein encodes MSAKPWLIAGLLVIAVPAAAQQPAASTSQQPADSPAADERGRVAVSTDGDAGLWWVPIADTNGKGKWRGSAQRNSRNTPQGLMNIANFSANVSYGFSDRFDVYTTWNFIERVDRDLATLFVPTDPDQGGLDTRAPYARQRWTGNKLGDLRVGAKFAFASEGAGAPVSAAARVTLNLPTGDSDNGAGQGSVGADFSGVLSRWISNKVVVSGTAGYYLRKNPSDPVVIHVPNSFHWGAGIGITPTPSWLIHGEILGDHPVRDNATLETRLVAEDGSLSTDVGFVDRQTSFTTGLTWFADNGFFIGGEVRIDTPMPDRIAASQDSRADYVDYHVRVGWSPRRTPPPAPIVTPPPPPPPPPPANRPPTVKANCDPCTVEVGTRSQLSADANDPDGDPLTYAWTAPAGTVEQPTIVKPMWLAPMVVGPVPVTVTVNDGRGGTASDTVTIQVIRKEQKVYTFEDVHFDFDRYTLRAEAVRVLESALAAMKENPSLRLTVEGHTCSIGTAEYNMALGERRSSAVRDYLTTNGIAASRLTSVSFGEERPKHDNSREETRRLNRRAALVVRLDAAPQ; translated from the coding sequence ATGAGTGCCAAACCTTGGTTGATCGCGGGCCTGCTCGTGATCGCCGTGCCCGCGGCAGCCCAACAGCCGGCCGCGAGCACGAGCCAGCAACCTGCCGATTCGCCGGCCGCTGATGAGCGCGGCCGCGTTGCGGTTTCAACCGACGGCGACGCCGGCCTCTGGTGGGTTCCGATCGCGGACACCAACGGCAAGGGCAAATGGCGGGGTTCCGCCCAGCGCAACTCGCGCAACACGCCGCAGGGCCTGATGAACATCGCCAATTTCAGCGCCAATGTCTCGTACGGCTTCAGCGACCGGTTCGACGTCTACACGACGTGGAACTTCATTGAACGGGTCGACCGCGACCTGGCCACGCTGTTCGTTCCCACGGATCCGGACCAGGGCGGTCTCGATACGAGGGCCCCGTACGCGCGCCAACGCTGGACCGGCAACAAGCTCGGCGACCTGCGGGTCGGCGCGAAGTTCGCGTTCGCGAGTGAAGGCGCCGGCGCCCCCGTCAGCGCGGCCGCACGCGTGACCCTGAACCTCCCGACCGGCGATTCGGATAACGGCGCCGGCCAGGGATCAGTGGGCGCCGACTTCTCTGGTGTCTTGAGCCGCTGGATCTCCAACAAGGTCGTGGTCTCCGGCACCGCCGGCTACTACCTCCGCAAGAACCCGTCGGACCCGGTCGTCATCCACGTGCCGAACAGCTTCCATTGGGGCGCGGGTATCGGCATCACGCCGACGCCTTCGTGGCTGATCCATGGCGAGATCCTCGGCGACCACCCGGTCCGCGACAACGCCACCCTGGAGACACGGCTGGTGGCGGAAGACGGCAGCTTGAGCACGGACGTCGGCTTCGTCGATCGTCAAACCTCGTTCACCACCGGCCTGACGTGGTTTGCCGACAACGGTTTCTTCATCGGCGGTGAAGTTCGCATCGATACGCCGATGCCTGACCGGATTGCGGCCTCACAAGACTCGCGCGCCGACTATGTCGACTACCACGTGCGCGTCGGCTGGAGCCCGCGCCGCACGCCGCCGCCCGCGCCGATCGTGACGCCTCCCCCGCCTCCCCCGCCTCCCCCGCCGGCGAACCGCCCGCCGACGGTCAAGGCGAACTGTGACCCGTGCACGGTGGAAGTGGGCACGCGCTCGCAGTTGTCCGCGGACGCGAACGACCCAGACGGTGATCCTCTGACCTACGCGTGGACCGCCCCCGCCGGCACCGTGGAGCAGCCCACCATCGTCAAGCCCATGTGGCTCGCGCCCATGGTGGTCGGGCCGGTGCCCGTCACCGTGACCGTAAACGACGGCAGGGGTGGCACGGCCTCCGACACGGTCACCATCCAGGTGATCCGCAAGGAACAGAAGGTCTACACGTTCGAAGACGTCCACTTCGACTTCGACCGTTACACGTTGCGCGCCGAGGCCGTGCGCGTGCTCGAATCGGCGCTGGCCGCGATGAAGGAGAACCCTTCGCTGCGGCTCACCGTTGAAGGGCACACCTGCAGCATCGGCACCGCCGAGTACAACATGGCCCTGGGCGAACGCCGCTCGAGCGCCGTGCGCGATTACCTGACGACCAACGGCATCGCGGCCAGCCGCCTGACGTCGGTGAGCTTCGGCGAAGAACGGCCGAAGCACGACAACTCACGTGAAGAGACGCGGCGCCTCAACCGGCGAGCCGCCCTCGTCGTGCGGCTCGACGCGGCGCCGCAATAG
- a CDS encoding AsmA-like C-terminal region-containing protein, which yields MKVVAAILSAALVVAAVILLVTLRQLEPRLHAWVTSSLSQSLESEITLGDVQVNWFPLRLTAHDLTVRHHGRTDIPPLLVVSSFTADLELARLWSSTISNVRVDGMEIHIPPKDDDTGKRPIPRPKRGSDDGGGSGLHVRHLTATNTRLAVVPRDRRKNARIWDIFKLELDDLGSGTPSPFRAALTNPIPYGQIAASGTFGPWNSSAPGGSPLDGEYTFAADLGTIKGMHGRLDATGTMSGVLEQIATRGETRTPDFKVTTLDGDTLPLNTTYEALVDGTKGDVELTRVNVMLGSSPLQASGVVSGTHGLKGKRVTLNITSSSVNLAELLHLVSKHEPPMARGNVTIDAAFDLPQGDADVLDRLVLEGSFRADRLRFADDGVQEKLDTLSRRGQGRPNDGSIDNVASKVASKFDLKNGVLRYRNLTFNIEGATVKLDGTHGLTSKALALKGEVLLQSSASNTLTGFKRWLVKPFDALLRNHGAGTRLVIRVEGTQDQPKVALEIGKTLRGQ from the coding sequence ATGAAAGTTGTCGCGGCGATCCTCTCGGCCGCCCTTGTCGTGGCGGCGGTCATCCTCCTGGTCACGCTTCGACAGCTCGAACCGCGGCTTCACGCGTGGGTGACCTCGTCGCTCAGCCAGTCGCTGGAAAGCGAGATCACACTCGGAGATGTCCAGGTCAACTGGTTCCCGCTGCGCCTGACGGCGCACGACCTCACCGTGCGGCATCACGGCCGGACGGACATTCCGCCATTGCTGGTGGTGTCGTCCTTCACCGCCGACCTCGAGCTGGCGCGCCTGTGGTCTTCAACCATCAGCAACGTCCGGGTGGACGGCATGGAGATCCACATCCCTCCCAAGGACGACGACACCGGCAAACGGCCCATTCCGCGCCCGAAGCGCGGCAGCGACGACGGCGGCGGCTCCGGCCTCCACGTGCGACACTTGACCGCCACCAACACCCGTCTGGCCGTGGTGCCGCGAGACAGACGCAAGAACGCCAGGATCTGGGACATCTTCAAGCTCGAGTTGGACGATCTCGGCTCCGGCACGCCCTCGCCGTTTCGCGCCGCCCTGACCAACCCGATTCCTTACGGCCAAATCGCGGCCAGTGGCACTTTCGGGCCGTGGAATTCCAGTGCGCCAGGCGGCAGCCCGCTCGATGGGGAGTACACCTTCGCCGCGGACCTGGGCACCATCAAAGGCATGCACGGCCGGCTGGACGCGACCGGCACCATGAGCGGCGTCCTCGAGCAGATCGCGACCCGGGGCGAAACCCGCACGCCGGATTTCAAGGTCACGACGCTGGACGGCGACACCCTCCCGCTCAACACGACCTACGAGGCTCTTGTTGACGGAACGAAGGGCGACGTCGAGCTCACGCGCGTGAACGTGATGTTGGGTAGTTCGCCCCTGCAAGCAAGTGGTGTGGTCAGCGGCACGCACGGGCTCAAAGGCAAGCGCGTAACGCTGAACATCACGAGCTCCTCGGTCAACCTCGCGGAACTCCTCCACCTTGTCAGCAAGCACGAGCCGCCGATGGCTCGCGGCAACGTCACGATTGATGCCGCGTTCGATTTGCCCCAGGGTGACGCGGACGTTCTCGACCGACTCGTGCTCGAAGGGTCGTTCCGGGCCGATCGGCTCCGGTTTGCTGACGACGGCGTCCAGGAGAAGCTCGATACGCTGAGCCGGCGCGGCCAAGGGCGGCCCAATGACGGCTCGATCGACAACGTGGCCTCCAAGGTCGCCAGCAAGTTCGACCTCAAGAACGGCGTGTTACGGTACCGGAACCTCACCTTCAACATCGAGGGCGCGACGGTGAAGCTCGACGGCACTCACGGGCTGACATCCAAGGCATTGGCGCTGAAGGGCGAAGTCCTGCTGCAGTCATCCGCGTCGAACACGCTGACCGGGTTCAAGCGATGGCTGGTCAAGCCTTTCGACGCGCTGCTCCGGAATCACGGCGCCGGCACGCGACTGGTCATCCGGGTCGAGGGCACGCAGGACCAGCCGAAGGTGGCCCTGGAAATCGGCAAGACGTTGCGCGGGCAGTGA
- a CDS encoding DUF4159 domain-containing protein, producing the protein MSLDQVPRPVRGKPRANEFVFARLRYDSGDWDYNPKVAANILNSVVEYTNIPVYPEEVVITADSDELLSFPFLFMTGHRLVRFSEAERGRLKTFVERGGLLFSDDCNHDVAGLYATSFEQEMHRAFPTLRTLEKLPRSHQLYRAFFQFPEGPPQTAHELNGWGDDLVHDYLRGIEHSGRLGVLYSNKDYGCEWDYDWRNKRFQRDDNTRFGVNVVVYAMGA; encoded by the coding sequence ATGTCGCTTGATCAGGTTCCACGCCCGGTGCGGGGCAAGCCCCGGGCGAACGAGTTCGTCTTCGCCCGCCTTCGCTACGATTCAGGGGACTGGGACTACAACCCGAAGGTGGCGGCCAACATCCTCAACTCGGTGGTCGAATACACCAACATCCCGGTCTACCCCGAGGAAGTGGTCATCACCGCGGATTCCGATGAGTTGTTGTCGTTTCCGTTCCTCTTCATGACCGGCCACAGGCTGGTGCGATTCAGCGAGGCCGAACGCGGCCGGCTGAAGACGTTCGTCGAGCGCGGCGGGCTCCTGTTCTCTGACGACTGCAACCACGACGTCGCCGGCCTGTATGCCACGTCGTTCGAGCAGGAGATGCACCGCGCTTTCCCCACCCTTCGAACTCTCGAGAAGCTCCCCCGCTCCCACCAGCTGTACCGTGCCTTCTTCCAGTTCCCGGAGGGCCCGCCGCAAACCGCCCACGAGTTGAACGGCTGGGGCGACGACCTCGTGCACGACTACCTGCGCGGCATCGAACACAGCGGCCGGCTCGGCGTGCTCTATTCCAACAAGGACTACGGCTGCGAGTGGGACTACGACTGGCGGAACAAGCGCTTCCAGCGCGACGACAACACGCGCTTCGGCGTCAACGTGGTCGTCTATGCGATGGGTGCCTAG
- a CDS encoding BON domain-containing protein has translation MSLKNGYLAIALMSGLSLAACSNTAAGVEKDAERNADKAATAAAEAKADVKEATRDATAVAKEAVANAGGAIAAVVETIDVKSALMADRTVDASHINVDTVHETKTVVLKGSVKTAAQRGEAARIAAAEAPGYRIDNQLTVVANP, from the coding sequence ATGAGTCTGAAGAACGGATATCTCGCGATCGCACTGATGAGCGGCCTCTCGCTGGCGGCGTGCTCCAATACGGCGGCCGGCGTCGAGAAGGACGCCGAGCGCAATGCCGACAAGGCTGCCACCGCCGCCGCTGAGGCCAAGGCTGACGTCAAGGAAGCAACCCGTGACGCCACCGCCGTGGCCAAGGAAGCCGTCGCCAACGCGGGTGGCGCCATCGCCGCCGTCGTCGAAACCATCGACGTCAAGTCGGCCCTGATGGCCGACCGCACTGTGGATGCCAGCCACATCAACGTGGACACGGTCCACGAAACCAAGACCGTGGTGCTCAAGGGGTCGGTAAAGACCGCGGCCCAGCGCGGCGAAGCGGCCCGCATTGCCGCCGCCGAAGCGCCGGGCTACCGCATCGACAACCAGCTGACGGTGGTCGCGAACCCTTGA
- a CDS encoding PqqD family peptide modification chaperone, which yields MNEDILQGKWTQLKGKAKEQWGKLTDDDIEKLDGKKDQLIGRIQERYGMARDQAERDVNAWLKDTAGNY from the coding sequence ATGAACGAAGACATCCTGCAGGGAAAGTGGACCCAGCTCAAAGGCAAGGCCAAGGAGCAGTGGGGCAAGCTGACTGACGACGACATCGAGAAGTTGGATGGGAAGAAGGACCAGCTCATCGGCCGCATCCAGGAACGCTACGGTATGGCCCGTGACCAGGCCGAACGCGACGTCAACGCCTGGCTGAAGGACACGGCCGGCAACTACTAG